A single window of Streptomyces sp. NBC_00464 DNA harbors:
- the purE gene encoding 5-(carboxyamino)imidazole ribonucleotide mutase, with protein sequence MTAQGSAPVVGIVMGSDSDWPVMEAAAKALDEFEIPYEVDVVSAHRMPREMIAYGENAAGRGLRAIIAGAGGAAHLPGMLASVTPLPVIGVPVPLKYLDGMDSLMSIVQMPAGIPVATVSIAGARNAGLLAVRILAAHDSELQTRMTEFLSDLNDQATEKGKRLRNKVGSHDSFGFGK encoded by the coding sequence ATGACCGCACAAGGTTCCGCTCCCGTCGTCGGCATCGTCATGGGCTCGGACTCCGACTGGCCCGTCATGGAAGCGGCGGCCAAGGCCCTCGACGAGTTCGAGATCCCCTACGAGGTCGACGTCGTCTCCGCCCACCGCATGCCGCGCGAGATGATCGCGTACGGCGAGAACGCCGCGGGCCGCGGCCTGCGGGCGATCATCGCCGGTGCGGGCGGCGCAGCCCACCTGCCCGGCATGCTCGCGTCGGTCACCCCGCTGCCCGTCATCGGTGTGCCCGTCCCGCTGAAGTACCTGGACGGCATGGACAGCCTCATGTCCATCGTGCAGATGCCCGCCGGCATCCCGGTCGCCACCGTCTCCATCGCGGGCGCGCGCAACGCGGGCCTGCTGGCCGTCCGCATCCTCGCCGCCCACGACAGCGAGCTGCAGACCCGCATGACGGAGTTCCTCTCGGACCTGAACGACCAGGCCACCGAGAAGGGCAAGCGCCTGCGCAACAAGGTCGGGAGCCACGACTCCTTCGGCTTCGGGAAGTAG
- a CDS encoding dipeptidase encodes MTDRLDLARELLAEYPVVDGHNDLPWALREQVNYDLDARDIATDQSAHLHTDIPRLRAGGVGAQFWSVYVRSDMAGDDAVSATLEQVDAVAELLERHPADLRRALTADDMETARSEGRIASLMGAEGGHSIHNSLGTLRALHTLGVRYMTLTHNDNIAWADSATDAPGVGGLSPFGHEVVREMNRTGMLVDLSHVAATTMRDALATSTAPVMFSHSSARAVCDHPRNIPDDVLAQLPANGGIAMATFVPKFVLPEAVAWTKSADENMRAQGLHHLDTTERAMKIHAAFEAANPRPMATVATIADHLDHMREVAGIDHIGIGGDYDGTAFLPRGLEDVSGYPNLIAELLGRGWSAADLAKLTWQNAVRVLRAAEDVARELRTRRGPSHATIEQLDAPKA; translated from the coding sequence GTGACGGACCGACTGGACCTGGCCCGGGAACTCCTCGCCGAGTACCCCGTCGTCGACGGCCACAACGACCTGCCGTGGGCACTGCGCGAACAGGTCAATTACGACCTGGACGCCCGCGACATCGCCACCGACCAGTCGGCCCATCTGCACACCGACATCCCCCGGCTGCGCGCCGGGGGAGTCGGAGCCCAGTTCTGGTCCGTCTACGTGCGGTCCGACATGGCGGGCGACGACGCCGTCAGCGCCACCCTGGAACAGGTCGACGCCGTCGCCGAACTGCTGGAGCGCCACCCCGCCGACCTGCGCCGCGCGCTGACGGCCGACGACATGGAGACGGCCCGCTCCGAGGGCCGGATCGCGTCGCTGATGGGGGCCGAGGGCGGCCACTCCATCCACAACTCGCTGGGCACCCTGCGTGCCCTGCACACCCTCGGCGTCCGCTACATGACGCTGACCCACAACGACAACATCGCCTGGGCGGACTCGGCGACGGACGCCCCGGGCGTCGGCGGACTCTCCCCGTTCGGCCACGAGGTCGTACGGGAGATGAACCGCACCGGCATGCTGGTGGACCTCTCGCACGTCGCCGCGACGACGATGCGCGACGCGCTCGCCACCTCGACCGCGCCGGTGATGTTCTCGCACTCCTCCGCACGGGCGGTCTGCGACCACCCGCGCAACATCCCCGACGACGTCCTCGCGCAGCTCCCGGCCAACGGGGGCATCGCCATGGCGACCTTCGTGCCGAAGTTCGTGCTGCCGGAGGCCGTCGCCTGGACGAAGTCCGCCGACGAGAACATGCGCGCCCAGGGCCTGCACCACCTGGACACCACCGAGCGGGCCATGAAGATCCACGCCGCGTTCGAGGCGGCGAACCCCCGCCCGATGGCGACCGTGGCCACCATCGCCGACCACCTCGACCACATGCGCGAGGTCGCGGGGATCGACCACATCGGCATCGGCGGCGACTACGACGGCACCGCGTTCCTCCCGCGGGGCCTCGAAGACGTCTCGGGCTACCCGAACCTGATCGCGGAGCTGCTGGGCCGCGGCTGGTCCGCCGCCGACCTGGCCAAGCTCACCTGGCAGAACGCGGTACGGGTACTGCGCGCCGCCGAGGACGTGGCCCGGGAGCTGCGGACCCGCCGCGGCCCGTCCCACGCCACGATCGAGCAGCTGGACGCGCCGAAGGCCTGA
- a CDS encoding VOC family protein, translating to MAIATLGAVVLDCPDPLALAGFYAGLLGGKVTVMEDNDDRWVDLTGDFGTPLAFQAAPGFVPPRWPSADGSQQSHLDLKVPDLDAAEREALALGATVLDAADRERSFRVYADPAGHPFCLCAC from the coding sequence ATGGCCATCGCCACCCTGGGTGCAGTCGTCCTGGACTGTCCGGACCCCCTGGCCCTCGCCGGCTTCTACGCCGGGCTGCTGGGCGGAAAGGTCACCGTGATGGAGGACAACGACGACCGGTGGGTCGACCTCACCGGCGACTTCGGCACGCCGCTCGCCTTCCAGGCCGCGCCCGGCTTCGTACCGCCGCGGTGGCCGAGTGCGGACGGCTCGCAGCAGTCGCACCTCGACCTGAAGGTGCCTGATCTGGACGCGGCGGAGCGGGAAGCGCTGGCTCTGGGTGCGACCGTGCTCGACGCGGCGGACCGGGAGCGGAGTTTCCGGGTGTACGCCGATCCGGCGGGCCACCCGTTCTGTCTCTGCGCCTGCTGA